In the genome of Raphanus sativus cultivar WK10039 chromosome 9, ASM80110v3, whole genome shotgun sequence, the window TGGGTCTTTTTTAAGTGTCGAACGGTTCGTCCACGGTCCGTCACGTCTTATTAATAAACAGAAGGAAAAGCAAATCGTGGTCAAGAATAACTCGCTAGTCTTTCTTATTTTATGTTGTCTTAAATGAAAACGTTACACGAGTATTTATTGACGCGTAGACTTTATAACCTTTTTTGGGTAAAAATAGACTTTATAACATGCCTATTGAAtggtttatatttaattattagtttTTGAATCATACATCAACGGGAATCACGATAGCGATatttataatcttaatttaCTAGAATTAAAGTTTAAACTTTATAGTTGCAATAATGCACTCGATTAAACAAAGGTTATGTGCCTATcgtttatcattattaattaatagaaaagCTGGTCTTCATTGGTGACTTCATATCCACACGCGTTTTAGTTGTttcttatataaacatatctgcattctcttcttctcttcatcaatATTTCCTCTTCCTATAACATCATTTCTCAAGTCTACTGTTTTCTCTCTTCTGTTATTTGAGCCATTTCCTCTTCTTCCAAACCCCCAGATCTCGGCAGTCTTTAGAAAAATGAAATCTGTGAACAGTTCTACACTAAGATATGAATGTCTCCTCTTTGGTAAGAACTGCTGTGTGTTTACTGTATAAACCTATAGAAAATTACAAGCaattatttaacaaattttattgatttgtctttatttatgtttccaataGATTTGGATGATACTCTTTATCCATTAAGCTCTGGTTTATCAGAAGCATGCACCAACAACATCATAGGTACGCTATAGCtttttgtaacatttatatttCAATTACTAATTTAGATGTTtgaaatataacataaattacATGATATTATCGGAATTGCCCATACGTAGAATTCATGGTTGAGAAACTTGGGATAGATGAAGATGGAGTAGTTGAACTAAACCAAATTCTCTACAAGAAATATGGAACTTCAATGGCTGGTCTTAAGGTAATTTACCATCATAAATATGTTGACCTAAGCAACACGAAAATGGATTATCACTTGATTCATACATACACTAATTGACAATGCATCGTTAATTTTAGTTAACTAAACTTGATAATTAATGCAGGCTGTAGGTTATGAATTCGACAATGATGAGTACCACAAATTTGTTCATGGAAGATTACCTTATGAAAACCTTAAACCAGACCCGGTTCTGAGAAATCTCCTCCTTCGCCTACCTTTACGAAAATTGGTATATAGCTttgtttatttatgtatttgcttggtttttgtttatatatataatattagtaaAGGTATGGGTTGCGTTCTTCTTTTGGTAAGGTTTTCTCGAACGGAGATGAAGTTCATGTGACGAAGGCTCTAAAGAGACTCGGCATCAAAGATTGTTTTGAGAGAATCATAAGCTTCGAGTCCTTGAATCCTAAGGTCAACGAGACTGAGGTTTCTCTCGAAGATTACCTTCCAGAGATTCCGGTTATCTGTAAACCAGCAGAGATTGCTTTCGAGAAAGCCTTCCACATTGCACAACTCAATCCTCAGACAACCGTAAGCTTCTAGAACTAAGAACTAAAAATacctacaatttttttattttaatctcaTGATTTAATGTTGGTTATGTTTCTTGTACAGTTGTTCTTTGACGACAGTATCCGTAACATCCAAACCGGAAAGGCCATGGGTCTCCATACAGTCCTGGTAAGAACGGGTCAAAATTTTGAACAAAGCAGCTTAAACCAACATGGGTTGAGCTTGAACATATACATGCATGTTTAACCAGACTTTATAGAAAAATCCTAACCGAAAACgttattaatttgaaatatataatgttAGGTTGGTAAATCGGAAAAAGTGGAAGGAAGTGATCACGCCTTAAAAAGCATTCACAACATGAAAGAAGCCTTTCCGGAATTATGGTCGGAATCCAACAACAAAGAATCTGAAAGAATTGGTTACGCCACACAAATCTCGATTGAAACTTATGTTCATGCTTAGTTTTACATGTTTTGTGTAGTTTCTGAAGAAGTTTACatctaattatataaactaatgtataataaaataaaatatccaaCATATACGCCGTTCATTGTTGCGGCAACGGTTGGTATATATGGTGTCTAGCTAtgtatttgtgtgtgttttttttgtcaaactgtATCAAACATGGAAGCAAGtttggttttttattttctttacaaagcttgtatagaaaatatctaaaaagttCACACATAGAtgtaacaatttattttttcttttgaattaaatttaacatttaattcaaaaaaaaaaaaacatgtatttgtggtttatttaaataaagtttatttGATTACATATGGCATGCTCTTTCGTACATTACTAAgtaagaaatattatatatgcaGTCATGCATCCTGAACTATACCAAAAATGTGTATTTCGATTCCAGGAGTGTAGCCTAAACAAATACGGATTTAGAGTTAATTAGTGATAGTTTAGGGGCCAAGGTTAATTTGAGACACGGTGTAAACTCATCTGTCTTGTATTCAAATCGAGCTGAGAACAAAAGTTGATGTTATTTGATCAGTTTGCGTTTGTCTTCGGTTCATATAACTTACATGGTAGtgtagtaacaaaaaaaaatgtttagtaaCAAatgatatgtttattttattgtcAATCGGAAAACATACCAAACTCGGATCAATCAATTTGGTAACCACTCTAACTCAATGGCACTAaactaaaagttttttttttctaattcgACCGGACCAATTGATAAGGTATATAAAAAAAGTGTATTTTATGGAGGAATTGAATTAAGGCTCACGTTATAGTTTGAAAAAGTGTTGTTTGTCGGCTCCTAAAATTAGTGTCGCCCGGTGATTCGCTTGGAAAAGTTAAAGACCACGTGGAGAGATCGTTAATGTGGACGTGAGCGAAATCTTTCTCCATATTTAACGGCAACCAGTGGATGTACCCATTGAGACGTTTTAGCTAAATTTTCAACttctatttataattatttcctcgttcatttcttcttcttctcgataTTTTTTCTCATTCCCCTTGGAGTTCCATTGATCTGAAAAAGGTAAATTCACTCGCTTCCCTCCTTCATTTGTCAGGTTTCAGTTTGTTTTCATTGTCTTCACTATATTATAGTCTAATCTGGATGGATTGATTCTTTTCGCTTCTGTTATAGTCACTGGTTACATTTTAT includes:
- the LOC108833117 gene encoding suppressor of disruption of TFIIS; the protein is MKSVNSSTLRYECLLFDLDDTLYPLSSGLSEACTNNIIEFMVEKLGIDEDGVVELNQILYKKYGTSMAGLKAVGYEFDNDEYHKFVHGRLPYENLKPDPVLRNLLLRLPLRKLVFSNGDEVHVTKALKRLGIKDCFERIISFESLNPKVNETEVSLEDYLPEIPVICKPAEIAFEKAFHIAQLNPQTTLFFDDSIRNIQTGKAMGLHTVLVGKSEKVEGSDHALKSIHNMKEAFPELWSESNNKESERIGYATQISIETYVHA